A genomic region of Macaca mulatta isolate MMU2019108-1 chromosome 5, T2T-MMU8v2.0, whole genome shotgun sequence contains the following coding sequences:
- the SPRY1 gene encoding protein sprouty homolog 1 isoform X1 has translation MDPQNQHGSGSSLVVIQQPSLDSRQRLDYEREIQPAAILSLDQIKAIRGSNEYTEGPSVVKRPAPRTAPRQEKHERTHEIIPINVNNNYEHRHTSHLGHAVLPNNARGPILSRSTSTGSAASSGSNSSASSEQGLLGRSPPTRPVPGHRSERAIRTQPKQLIVDDLKGSLKEDLTQHKFICEQCGKCKCGECTAPRTLPSCLACNRQCLCSAESMVEYGTCMCLVKGIFYHCSNDDEGDSYSDNPCSCSQSHCCSRYLCMGAMSLFLPCLLCYPPAKGCLKLCRGCYDWIHRPGCRCKNSNTVYCKLESCPSRGQDKPS, from the coding sequence ATGGATCCCCAAAATCAACATGGCAGTGGCAGTTCGTTAGTTGTGATCCAGCAACCTTCTTTGGATAGCCGTCAGAGATTAGACTATGAGAGAGAGATTCAGCCTGCTGCTATTTTGTCATTAGACCAGATCAAGGCCATAAGAGGCAGCAATGAATACACAGAAGGGCCTTCAGTGGTGAAAAGACCTGCTCCTCGGACAGCACCAAGACAAGAAAAGCATGAGAGGACTCATGAAATCATACCAATTAATGTGAATAATAACTACGAGCACAGACACACAAGCCACCTGGGACATGCAGTACTCCCCAATAATGCCAGGGGCCCCATTTTGAGCAGATCAACCAGCACGGGCAGTGCAGCCAGCTCTGGGAGCAACAGCAGTGCCTCATCTGAACAGGGACTGTTAGGAAGGTCACCACCAACCAGACCAGTCCCTGGTCATAGGTCTGAAAGGGCAATCCGGACCCAGCCCAAGCAACTGATTGTGGATGACTTGAAGGGTTCCTTGAAAGAGGACCTGACACAGCACAAGTTCATTTGTGAACAGTGTGGGAAGTGCAAGTGTGGAGAATGCACGGCTCCCAGGACCCTGCCATCCTGTTTGGCCTGTAACCGGCAGTGCCTTTGCTCTGCTGAGAGCATGGTGGAATATGGAACCTGCATGTGCTTAGTCAAGGGCATCTTCTACCACTGCTCCAATGACGACGAAGGGGATTCCTACTCAGATAATCCTTGCTCCTGTTCACAGTCACACTGCTGCTCTAGATACCTGTGTATGGGAgccatgtctttatttttaccTTGCTTACTCTGTTATCCTCCTGCTAAAGGATGCCTGAAGCTGTGCAGGGGGTGTTATGACTGGATCCATCGCCCAGGGTGCAGATGTAAGAACTCCAACACTGTCTATTGTAAGCTGGAGAGCTGCCCCTCCCGGGGTCAGGATAAACCATCATGA